The following are encoded together in the Pseudomonas sp. IB20 genome:
- a CDS encoding ABC transporter ATP-binding protein: MLQVQGVLKSYATPQGPLAVLAGVDLFLGERSSLALMGESGSGKSTLLHLVAGLDQVDGGSIQVGEQRLDQLSEAQLAHWRRTEIGLVFQQFNLIGSLRVDDNLAFQARLAGRFDPQWQAHLVERLGLGDLLRRYPEQLSGGQQQRVAVGRALASRPGLLLADEPTGNLDEATSDEVLQLLLDLLRDSPTSLLMVTHSPRIAARLDQQVVLHRGRVVPADAR, from the coding sequence ATGTTGCAGGTGCAAGGTGTCCTAAAAAGCTACGCCACCCCGCAGGGCCCGCTTGCAGTGCTGGCGGGCGTTGACTTGTTCCTGGGTGAGCGTAGCAGCCTGGCGCTGATGGGCGAGTCCGGCAGCGGAAAAAGCACATTGCTGCATCTGGTGGCCGGGCTTGATCAGGTGGATGGCGGCAGCATTCAGGTGGGCGAGCAGCGCCTGGACCAACTCAGCGAAGCGCAGCTGGCCCACTGGCGGCGGACTGAAATCGGCCTGGTGTTCCAACAGTTCAACCTGATCGGCAGTTTGCGCGTGGACGACAACCTGGCATTCCAGGCGCGGTTGGCGGGGCGCTTTGATCCGCAGTGGCAGGCGCATTTGGTGGAGCGCCTGGGGTTGGGCGATTTGCTCAGGCGCTATCCCGAGCAACTGTCCGGCGGCCAACAGCAACGGGTTGCGGTGGGGCGTGCGTTGGCGTCGCGCCCTGGCTTGCTGCTGGCCGATGAGCCGACCGGCAATCTCGACGAAGCCACCAGCGATGAAGTGCTGCAACTGTTGCTCGACCTGTTGCGCGACAGCCCCACCAGCCTGTTGATGGTCACGCACAGCCCGCGCATCGCCGCGCGCCTGGACCAGCAAGTGGTGTTGCACCGCGGCCGTGTCGTGCCTGCGGACGCGCGCTGA
- a CDS encoding lipocalin-like domain-containing protein, whose amino-acid sequence MKIKALLWAAVLLLTACDKAPAPPESFAGLGNDAADFAQVVPGKVFSFPEDHGPHDGFRIEWWYVTANLKDAQGNVFGVQWTLFRNALKAGPTQPGWHDSTIWLGHAAVTSATQHYAAERFARGGIGQAGAQTVPFNAWIDDWNFVTRPGAVSALADMQLTACGPQFAYDLHLTSSRPLVLQGDNGYSRKSDQGQASYYYSQPFFTATGSVSIDGKTYQVSGPAWLDREWSSQPLAASQTGWDWFSLHLDRGEQLMLFRVRQKDGAGYLTGTWIDPQGHTQTLRNEDIQLTPLSTTAIDGRPVPTRWSLKIPSKHLDITPQAVNPKAWMNLSIPYWEGPVQFEGGVGYLEMTGY is encoded by the coding sequence ATGAAGATTAAAGCGCTGCTGTGGGCTGCTGTGTTGCTGCTGACGGCCTGTGACAAGGCGCCAGCGCCGCCAGAAAGCTTCGCAGGCCTGGGCAACGATGCCGCGGACTTTGCCCAGGTGGTGCCCGGTAAAGTGTTCAGCTTTCCTGAGGATCACGGCCCCCATGATGGCTTTCGCATCGAGTGGTGGTACGTCACCGCCAACCTCAAGGACGCCCAAGGCAATGTGTTCGGCGTGCAATGGACGCTGTTTCGCAACGCGCTGAAGGCGGGGCCGACGCAGCCCGGCTGGCACGACTCCACCATCTGGCTTGGCCACGCCGCCGTGACGTCCGCCACCCAGCACTACGCCGCCGAACGCTTCGCCCGTGGCGGCATCGGGCAAGCGGGGGCCCAGACCGTGCCATTCAATGCCTGGATCGACGACTGGAATTTCGTCACCCGCCCCGGCGCCGTGAGCGCCTTGGCGGATATGCAACTCACTGCCTGCGGCCCGCAGTTCGCCTACGACTTGCACCTGACCTCCAGCCGCCCGTTGGTGCTGCAAGGCGATAACGGCTACAGCCGCAAGTCCGATCAGGGGCAAGCGTCCTACTACTACAGCCAGCCATTTTTTACCGCGACCGGCAGCGTCAGCATCGACGGCAAGACCTACCAGGTCAGTGGCCCCGCCTGGCTCGACCGCGAATGGAGCAGCCAACCTCTGGCGGCCAGCCAAACTGGCTGGGACTGGTTTTCCCTGCACCTGGACCGTGGCGAGCAGTTGATGCTGTTTCGGGTGCGGCAAAAAGACGGCGCGGGTTACCTGACCGGCACCTGGATCGACCCGCAGGGCCACACCCAGACCCTGCGCAATGAAGATATTCAGCTCACACCCTTGTCCACCACCGCCATCGACGGGCGTCCTGTTCCTACGCGCTGGTCGCTGAAAATCCCAAGCAAACACCTGGATATCACCCCCCAGGCCGTCAACCCGAAGGCGTGGATGAACCTGAGCATCCCGTACTGGGAAGGGCCCGTGCAGTTTGAAGGTGGCGTGGGCTATCTGGAGATGACGGGGTATTAA
- a CDS encoding ABC transporter permease produces the protein MAVFYWALRALISHWRRHPVQFFSVLTGLWLATALLTGVQALNSQARDSYARASQLIGGEPQASLSAPDGASFPQALFAELRRAGWPVSPVVQGRLLLKGHEAQRLQLMGIDPLSLPGGGAVAGQRLSQAQMLAFFNPPGRTWIAPQTLVALGLHEGEQPLTASGQALPPLQAQPDMAPGLLLTDIGFAQSLLEMPGQLSRLLLDKAFAARHPTPPAALQLKHGEDNNLARLTESFHLNLDALGFLSFVVGLFIVHAAIGLALEQRRGLLRTLRACGVSARMLILSLGVELGVLSLLGGVLGVASGYLLASLLLPDVAASLRGLYGAEVPGQLSLSPWWWMAGLGLSLLGALLAGGSSLWRAARLPLLALANAQAWHDAHGRWLRRQGWVAATALVIALLALWLGDSLAAGFVLMAALLLGAALGLPVVLNGLLTAVLGRSRSVLGQWFLADCRQQLPALSLALMALLLALAANIGAGSMTSGFRQTFNNWLEQRLTAELYLNPQTPAQAEQLSTWLAQQPLVQAVLPTWQVAVQLQGWPADVFGVVDDPTYRQHWPLLERVSEPWDQLLQGDTVMLSEQLARRLKVRLGDAVVIPTPEGVWSPKVVGVYADYGNPKGHLLVNAKHLLAHWPGLTPARFNLRVLPQNVPPLVREVQRAFALEDSRIVDQQQLKGWSSQVFERTFAATAALNSLTLGVAGVALFISLLTQSQSRLGQLAPLWALGVTRRQLMLLNLGQTWLLAVLTLVLALPLGLLLAWCLDAVINVQAFGWRLPLQVFPWQLAQLLGLALLATLLASAWPLWQLYRSRPADLLRTFANED, from the coding sequence ATGGCGGTGTTTTATTGGGCGTTGCGTGCGCTGATCAGCCATTGGCGGCGCCACCCGGTGCAGTTTTTCAGCGTGCTGACCGGCCTGTGGCTGGCGACCGCGCTGTTGACCGGTGTGCAGGCCCTCAACAGCCAAGCGCGGGACAGCTATGCACGCGCCAGCCAACTGATCGGCGGTGAGCCGCAAGCCAGCCTGAGTGCGCCAGACGGCGCCAGCTTCCCCCAAGCACTGTTTGCCGAGCTGCGCCGCGCTGGTTGGCCGGTGTCGCCGGTGGTGCAGGGCCGGTTGCTGCTCAAGGGGCATGAAGCACAACGCCTGCAGCTGATGGGCATCGACCCGCTGTCGTTGCCCGGCGGCGGCGCGGTGGCGGGGCAGCGCTTGAGCCAGGCGCAAATGCTGGCTTTTTTCAACCCGCCGGGGCGTACCTGGATCGCGCCGCAGACCTTGGTCGCCTTGGGGTTGCACGAAGGTGAGCAACCGCTGACCGCGAGCGGGCAGGCCTTGCCGCCGTTGCAGGCTCAACCGGACATGGCGCCGGGCCTGTTGCTGACCGATATCGGCTTCGCCCAGTCGCTGCTGGAAATGCCCGGCCAACTGTCGCGCCTGCTGCTGGACAAGGCCTTTGCCGCCCGCCATCCCACACCGCCTGCCGCGCTGCAACTCAAGCACGGCGAGGACAACAACCTTGCGCGCCTCACCGAAAGCTTTCACCTGAACCTCGACGCCCTGGGCTTTTTGTCGTTTGTGGTGGGCTTGTTTATTGTGCACGCCGCCATCGGCCTGGCACTGGAGCAACGCCGTGGATTGCTGCGCACCTTGCGTGCCTGCGGGGTCAGTGCGCGCATGCTGATCCTGAGCCTGGGCGTCGAACTCGGCGTGTTGTCGTTGCTCGGTGGCGTGCTCGGCGTCGCCAGCGGTTACCTGCTGGCCAGCCTGTTGCTGCCGGATGTGGCCGCCAGTTTACGCGGCCTGTACGGCGCCGAGGTGCCGGGCCAATTGAGCCTCAGCCCATGGTGGTGGATGGCCGGCTTGGGCCTGAGCCTGCTCGGCGCATTGCTCGCAGGTGGCAGCAGCCTGTGGCGGGCGGCGCGTTTGCCGCTGCTGGCGCTGGCCAATGCCCAAGCCTGGCATGACGCGCACGGGCGCTGGCTGCGGCGCCAGGGTTGGGTGGCGGCGACCGCGCTGGTGATCGCGCTGCTGGCGCTGTGGCTGGGCGACAGCCTGGCTGCCGGGTTTGTGTTGATGGCGGCTTTGCTGTTGGGGGCAGCGCTCGGTTTGCCGGTGGTGCTCAACGGCCTGCTGACGGCGGTGCTCGGGCGTAGCCGTTCAGTACTCGGTCAGTGGTTTTTGGCCGACTGCCGCCAGCAGTTGCCGGCCTTGAGCCTGGCGCTGATGGCGTTGCTGCTGGCCTTGGCGGCGAACATCGGTGCAGGTTCGATGACCTCGGGCTTTCGCCAGACCTTCAATAACTGGTTGGAGCAACGTCTCACGGCCGAGCTGTACCTCAACCCGCAAACCCCGGCCCAGGCCGAGCAGCTCAGCACCTGGTTGGCGCAGCAACCGCTCGTGCAAGCGGTGCTGCCCACCTGGCAGGTCGCGGTGCAGTTGCAGGGCTGGCCGGCGGACGTGTTCGGCGTGGTCGACGACCCCACTTATCGTCAGCACTGGCCGTTATTGGAGCGCGTGAGCGAGCCTTGGGACCAGTTGCTGCAAGGCGACACGGTGATGCTCAGCGAACAACTGGCGCGGCGCTTGAAGGTGCGACTCGGCGATGCGGTCGTTATTCCCACGCCTGAGGGCGTTTGGTCCCCCAAGGTGGTGGGGGTTTACGCCGACTACGGCAACCCCAAAGGCCATCTGCTGGTCAATGCCAAGCACCTGCTGGCGCACTGGCCGGGGCTGACACCGGCCCGCTTCAACCTGCGGGTGCTGCCGCAGAATGTGCCGCCGCTGGTGCGCGAGGTGCAGCGTGCGTTTGCATTGGAAGACAGCCGCATCGTCGATCAACAGCAACTCAAAGGCTGGTCGAGCCAGGTGTTCGAACGCACCTTTGCCGCAACGGCTGCGTTGAACAGCCTCACCCTCGGCGTCGCCGGGGTGGCGTTGTTTATCAGCTTGCTGACCCAGAGCCAAAGCCGCCTGGGCCAACTCGCGCCGCTGTGGGCGCTGGGTGTGACGCGTCGGCAATTGATGCTGCTCAACCTGGGCCAGACCTGGCTGCTGGCGGTGCTGACCTTGGTGTTGGCGTTGCCATTGGGCCTGCTGCTGGCGTGGTGCCTGGACGCGGTGATCAACGTGCAGGCATTCGGCTGGCGCCTGCCGTTGCAGGTATTCCCGTGGCAGCTTGCGCAATTGTTGGGGCTGGCGCTGCTGGCCACCTTGCTGGCCTCGGCCTGGCCGCTGTGGCAGTTGTACCGCAGCCGCCCGGCGGATTTGCTGAGGACGTTTGCCAATGAAGATTAA
- the pmrG gene encoding lipopolysaccharide core heptose(II)-phosphate phosphatase PmrG, giving the protein MVNDVVDLTLTKPRSRRGYFKKMQKWWAGLAVIALLLTAFLMWPSSPRDLGVGNRLLTSQVLPAWRDGDLIVLVRHEERCDRSTNPCFGSPEGLTVLGTQRAQELGKAFTKLGMGYSDVLASPALRTVQTSQFMFGKAADLTTSEKAICGKDMGEELLSHKQPARNLVFVTHSGCIADFETTLGFPRAAFPQYGSALFIRVKANGKFETLGIMNSQAWAAVLKKL; this is encoded by the coding sequence ATGGTGAATGATGTGGTTGACCTTACTCTGACCAAACCGCGCTCACGCCGGGGCTATTTCAAAAAAATGCAAAAGTGGTGGGCGGGTCTCGCCGTCATTGCCCTGCTGCTCACCGCTTTCCTGATGTGGCCGTCATCGCCGCGTGACCTGGGCGTCGGCAATCGCTTGCTGACCTCACAAGTGCTGCCCGCCTGGCGCGACGGCGACCTGATTGTGCTGGTGCGCCACGAAGAGCGATGCGACCGCTCGACAAACCCCTGCTTCGGTTCACCTGAAGGCCTGACAGTCTTAGGCACTCAACGCGCCCAAGAGCTGGGCAAGGCCTTTACGAAGCTGGGCATGGGCTACAGCGATGTGCTTGCCAGCCCCGCCCTGCGCACCGTTCAGACCTCGCAGTTTATGTTCGGCAAAGCAGCCGATCTGACTACCAGCGAAAAAGCTATCTGCGGCAAGGACATGGGCGAAGAACTGCTCAGCCACAAACAGCCCGCACGCAACCTGGTTTTTGTCACCCACAGTGGCTGTATCGCCGATTTCGAAACCACGCTGGGCTTCCCCCGCGCGGCGTTCCCTCAGTACGGCAGCGCCCTGTTCATACGCGTAAAAGCCAACGGTAAGTTCGAGACACTGGGCATCATGAACAGCCAAGCCTGGGCCGCCGTACTGAAAAAGCTCTAA
- a CDS encoding ArnT family glycosyltransferase: MSFWKTERGALVLLLGASALLLLLGLGSRDLWGPETRWANIALQMLQSGDYFDPYLKGAPYYDKPLPSYWLITASANLMGGLGPWSLRLSSVIAAWLSVWLVYLIGERLFRKGTGLIAGWMLATTFYFLFWARVATADVLTVCGVLASVWWYWRGPDDTRLGRYTVFFLLLAATSLFKGLIGFVLPGLVLLPHLLSEHRYKRHLNLRLLLAMLIAAAFYAIPFVLSHVYGAPTYGESGLDLVFKENVVRFFDPFDHMGPIYTYLIYLPAYTLPWAPCWLLGVWLALRHWRQTPPNVRWLVWGLGLLFVFFTASGSRRSYYVLPLVPFSQLLGAWWLSERLQKKPASWPRWQKGFGITAGLLLLVLGVLYPWTTGNGGVTRFAEDVQAEAVKSAPWNQWQMVLVEVDNKLPMYLQNGGKPFYYVSENQDFPRQGDSAALMAWLVKTSGQGFDPQHTIIVAQYSKDDPTPLAYLGADHKVITTQPDNGERLFQKRSGGSVAFIPVPR, from the coding sequence ATGAGTTTCTGGAAAACCGAACGCGGCGCCCTGGTGCTGCTGCTGGGCGCCTCGGCGCTGCTTCTGCTGCTGGGGCTGGGCAGTCGCGACCTGTGGGGGCCGGAAACTCGGTGGGCCAACATCGCATTGCAGATGTTGCAGAGTGGCGACTACTTCGACCCTTATCTCAAAGGCGCGCCGTACTACGACAAGCCGCTGCCGTCCTACTGGCTGATCACCGCCTCTGCCAACCTGATGGGCGGGCTTGGCCCGTGGTCGCTGCGCCTGTCGTCGGTGATCGCGGCGTGGTTGAGCGTCTGGCTGGTGTACCTGATCGGCGAACGCCTGTTTCGTAAAGGCACCGGGCTGATCGCCGGCTGGATGCTGGCCACCACCTTCTACTTTCTGTTCTGGGCGCGGGTCGCCACCGCCGATGTACTGACTGTGTGTGGCGTGCTGGCGTCGGTGTGGTGGTATTGGCGCGGGCCGGATGACACCCGGCTGGGGCGCTACACAGTGTTTTTTCTGCTGCTGGCGGCGACGTCACTGTTCAAAGGCTTGATCGGCTTTGTGCTGCCGGGCCTGGTGCTGTTGCCGCACCTGCTCAGCGAACACCGCTACAAACGCCACCTCAACCTGCGCCTGCTGCTGGCGATGCTGATTGCCGCGGCGTTCTATGCGATTCCCTTCGTGCTGTCGCATGTGTATGGGGCGCCGACCTACGGCGAGAGCGGCCTTGACCTGGTGTTCAAGGAAAACGTGGTGCGTTTTTTCGACCCGTTCGACCATATGGGGCCGATCTACACCTACCTGATCTATCTGCCCGCCTACACCCTGCCCTGGGCGCCGTGCTGGCTGCTCGGCGTGTGGCTGGCGCTGCGTCACTGGCGCCAAACGCCACCCAACGTGCGCTGGCTGGTATGGGGCCTGGGCCTGCTGTTTGTGTTCTTTACCGCCAGCGGCAGCCGCCGCAGTTACTACGTGCTGCCGCTGGTACCGTTTTCCCAATTGTTGGGCGCCTGGTGGCTGAGTGAACGCCTGCAGAAAAAACCGGCCAGTTGGCCGCGCTGGCAAAAGGGTTTTGGCATCACCGCCGGGTTGTTGCTGTTGGTGCTGGGCGTGCTCTACCCCTGGACCACCGGCAATGGCGGCGTAACCCGCTTTGCCGAGGATGTGCAAGCCGAGGCGGTGAAAAGCGCGCCGTGGAATCAATGGCAGATGGTGCTGGTGGAGGTCGATAACAAGTTGCCGATGTACCTGCAAAATGGCGGCAAACCGTTCTATTACGTGAGCGAGAACCAAGACTTCCCGCGCCAGGGCGACAGCGCCGCACTCATGGCCTGGCTGGTAAAAACCAGCGGCCAGGGGTTTGACCCGCAGCACACCATCATCGTCGCGCAGTACTCCAAGGACGACCCGACGCCGTTGGCCTACCTGGGCGCGGATCACAAGGTGATTACCACGCAGCCGGACAATGGCGAGCGGCTGTTTCAGAAACGTTCAGGCGGCAGCGTGGCATTCATTCCTGTGCCACGCTGA
- the arnT gene encoding lipid IV(A) 4-amino-4-deoxy-L-arabinosyltransferase, with protein sequence MTRLKPLPLLLLAFAVFYLLPMGLHGLWTPDETRLAQISQEMLLSGNWVAPHFMGVRYFEKPAAGYWLIALGQAVFGENLFGVRIASALTTGLSVILAYLIARRLWNDPRKSFACALLYMSFGLVAGQAGYSNLDPQFTLWVNLSLVALWFALDNRTSRGRMGAWAVLGVACAMGFMTKGFLAWLLPVLIAVPYMLWQRRLGELLRYGPIAIGVALLLCLPWVWAIHLQEPDYWRFFFWHEHIRRFSSDKAQHARAWWFFLPIMVVACLPWAALLPSTALKAWKDKGQPAIIFLGLWLLLPLVFFSLSNGKLPTYIMPCLLPLALLMGHAVTDLINRGKIRALRVNGLLNLAIGVAAMAALIYLQIDDPLYSNSHAEMYSLSLTFIVLLGWILANVLQAFRPLTLWAMPALGIGLLVALLPAGMPEEVTDTAMPDQFVLQHLDELQQTHALISNELGSASALSWRLRRPEVAFYDTRGELSYGLKYADSVHRKVDLDSIQTWLADARQQGSVGVLMRVRSTSEHREEGQLPPGGKRYRKGAMLLIIYPKIP encoded by the coding sequence ATGACCCGCCTGAAACCCTTACCGCTATTGTTACTGGCCTTCGCCGTGTTTTATCTATTGCCCATGGGCCTGCACGGTTTATGGACCCCGGATGAAACCCGCCTCGCCCAGATCAGCCAGGAAATGCTCCTGAGCGGCAACTGGGTCGCACCGCACTTCATGGGTGTGCGCTATTTCGAAAAACCCGCTGCCGGCTATTGGCTGATCGCCCTTGGCCAGGCAGTGTTTGGCGAAAACCTGTTCGGCGTGCGCATCGCCTCGGCGTTGACCACCGGCCTGAGCGTGATACTGGCTTACCTCATCGCACGCCGCCTGTGGAACGACCCACGCAAGAGCTTCGCCTGCGCCCTGCTCTACATGAGCTTTGGGCTGGTGGCCGGGCAAGCGGGTTACTCCAACCTCGACCCGCAATTCACCTTATGGGTCAACCTCAGCCTGGTTGCGCTGTGGTTTGCGCTGGACAACCGCACCTCGCGTGGCCGGATGGGCGCCTGGGCAGTGCTGGGCGTGGCCTGCGCCATGGGTTTTATGACCAAGGGCTTTCTGGCCTGGCTGTTGCCCGTGCTGATTGCCGTGCCGTACATGCTTTGGCAGCGACGCTTGGGTGAATTGCTGCGCTACGGCCCGATCGCCATTGGGGTCGCGCTGCTGCTGTGCCTGCCGTGGGTGTGGGCGATTCATCTGCAGGAACCGGACTACTGGCGCTTCTTTTTCTGGCACGAGCACATCCGCCGCTTTTCCTCCGACAAAGCACAGCATGCGCGGGCCTGGTGGTTCTTCCTGCCGATCATGGTCGTGGCGTGCCTGCCGTGGGCGGCGTTGTTGCCAAGCACAGCGCTCAAGGCCTGGAAAGACAAAGGCCAACCGGCGATTATTTTCCTCGGCTTGTGGTTGCTGCTGCCCCTGGTTTTTTTCAGCCTGAGCAACGGCAAGCTGCCCACCTACATCATGCCGTGCCTGCTGCCGCTGGCGTTGCTGATGGGCCATGCCGTGACCGACCTGATCAACCGCGGCAAAATCCGCGCCCTGCGGGTCAACGGCCTGCTCAACCTCGCCATCGGCGTGGCTGCGATGGCGGCACTGATTTACCTGCAAATCGATGACCCGCTGTACAGCAACAGCCACGCTGAGATGTACAGCCTGTCCCTGACCTTCATCGTGCTGCTGGGTTGGATCCTGGCCAACGTGCTGCAAGCCTTCCGCCCGCTGACGCTGTGGGCCATGCCCGCACTGGGCATCGGCTTGCTGGTCGCCCTACTGCCGGCTGGCATGCCGGAAGAAGTCACGGATACCGCAATGCCCGATCAGTTCGTCCTCCAGCATCTGGATGAACTGCAACAAACCCATGCTCTTATCAGCAATGAACTGGGCTCGGCGTCCGCATTGTCCTGGCGACTGCGGCGGCCTGAAGTGGCTTTTTATGACACCCGGGGCGAACTGAGCTACGGCCTCAAATATGCGGATTCGGTGCACCGCAAAGTCGATCTGGACAGCATTCAGACCTGGCTCGCCGATGCGCGCCAGCAAGGTTCGGTCGGGGTGCTGATGCGCGTCAGAAGCACCAGCGAGCATCGCGAAGAAGGGCAATTGCCGCCGGGAGGCAAGCGCTATCGCAAAGGCGCCATGCTACTGATCATCTACCCGAAAATTCCTTAA